A genome region from Leptospira langatensis includes the following:
- a CDS encoding DUF5777 family beta-barrel protein, with amino-acid sequence MKSERTRLFTLLSCILFLLSGFRSVFPVGSTFMSPTLINMPSTENVGYKNLDLRFNHRFGDAQNGFKDLFGLDSGANILIGGDYGITEKISVGFARISDNKTYEFRTKARLFTQSESFPFTVSFWGVASQDTDRQVVPLTPNIQVPSTGMAAVDSKLQQDLNQYVLSDNDKRSYMASLLISRKVNQYFSLQISPTFVHRNFVKSTLDNDRWGIDVGGRLKLFRRVDFTFEAIFTKQRDYIGTDYASADRQSKIDGFQTLTGDQINSNYSLPKDLAAVYFQNVILDKPVPHYSVPLSFGVDFETGGHVFQLFITDTRTLSQTKLLNGGDFDFNKRQYSVGFNIHRNFSFDEDSKKREWDSPKKEEDTQKKEPSPPIQENPSDKKEEKEP; translated from the coding sequence ATGAAATCGGAACGAACACGCTTATTCACTCTTTTATCCTGTATCTTATTCTTACTGTCGGGATTTCGATCCGTCTTCCCTGTAGGCTCGACGTTCATGAGCCCTACCCTGATCAATATGCCCTCTACGGAAAATGTGGGCTATAAGAATCTGGACCTAAGGTTCAATCATAGATTCGGGGACGCGCAGAACGGTTTTAAGGATCTGTTCGGACTGGATTCGGGAGCAAACATCCTGATCGGAGGGGATTACGGGATCACCGAGAAGATCTCTGTAGGATTTGCCAGGATCTCCGACAATAAGACCTACGAATTCAGAACGAAGGCAAGGCTCTTTACACAATCGGAGAGCTTTCCTTTTACGGTTTCCTTTTGGGGAGTGGCTTCTCAGGATACTGATAGACAAGTGGTCCCACTTACTCCGAATATCCAAGTGCCAAGTACCGGAATGGCCGCAGTGGATTCCAAACTACAGCAAGACCTGAACCAATATGTTCTGAGCGACAATGATAAGCGAAGTTATATGGCGTCTCTACTCATCTCCAGAAAGGTAAACCAATACTTTTCCTTGCAGATCTCTCCTACTTTCGTTCATAGGAATTTCGTCAAATCCACTCTGGACAACGATCGCTGGGGAATAGATGTAGGGGGAAGACTGAAGCTATTCAGAAGAGTGGACTTCACATTCGAAGCGATCTTTACGAAACAAAGGGATTATATAGGAACAGATTACGCTTCCGCAGATAGACAATCTAAGATAGACGGATTCCAAACATTGACTGGGGACCAGATCAACTCGAATTATTCCTTACCGAAGGACCTTGCCGCAGTATATTTTCAAAACGTAATATTAGATAAACCCGTTCCACATTATTCCGTTCCTCTCAGCTTCGGCGTGGATTTTGAGACGGGAGGACATGTTTTCCAACTTTTCATCACGGACACCAGAACTCTTTCCCAAACCAAGCTACTGAACGGCGGCGACTTCGATTTCAACAAGAGACAATATTCCGTGGGATTCAATATCCACAGAAACTTCTCCTTTGATGAGGATAGCAAGAAGAGAGAGTGGGATAGCCCTAAAAAAGAAGAAGACACACAGAAGAAGGAACCTTCCCCTCCTATCCAAGAAAATCCGTCGGATAAAAAAGAGGAGAAGGAGCCTTAA
- a CDS encoding response regulator produces MKNRIFIVDDHPLIRTGLRVEIQNDPSLVFVGEAGSIQAAIRSMDFKKADLMVCDISLSDENGIEELDSIKRKFSELKVIFLTMHRDWAYLQKAFQSGAEGYILKSESMQNILESIKKVLNGEKVFPNQAEPLVPKSDFLANVHGKIKLLTKRELEILELLANGKMNREIGEEFGISIRTVESHRGEIMRKLQIKNAVELGQIIIRLRESGLSINQGIIY; encoded by the coding sequence TTGAAAAATAGGATCTTTATAGTAGACGATCATCCTTTGATCCGCACTGGACTCCGCGTGGAGATCCAGAACGATCCTAGTTTGGTTTTTGTAGGCGAAGCAGGTTCTATCCAAGCAGCTATACGATCTATGGATTTTAAGAAGGCTGACTTGATGGTCTGCGATATTTCTCTCTCCGACGAAAATGGGATTGAGGAATTAGATTCGATCAAGAGGAAGTTTTCCGAATTAAAAGTGATCTTTCTGACCATGCATCGTGACTGGGCCTACTTGCAAAAAGCGTTTCAGTCCGGAGCGGAAGGGTATATCCTAAAATCCGAGTCCATGCAGAATATTCTCGAGTCCATTAAGAAAGTATTAAATGGAGAGAAGGTATTTCCGAATCAAGCCGAGCCTTTGGTTCCTAAAAGTGATTTTCTCGCAAATGTGCATGGAAAGATAAAATTACTGACCAAAAGAGAACTGGAGATCCTGGAACTTCTCGCAAATGGAAAAATGAATCGAGAGATCGGCGAGGAGTTTGGGATCAGCATTCGCACTGTAGAGTCTCATCGAGGTGAGATCATGAGAAAATTGCAGATCAAAAATGCAGTGGAGTTGGGTCAGATCATTATTCGCTTAAGGGAGAGTGGCCTTTCTATAAACCAGGGCATAATCTACTGA
- a CDS encoding DNA-3-methyladenine glycosylase I, giving the protein MISFDKIQKRAAKRKGGEKVLQSLLPKVSPKSKLARLSDDRVLSEMSKRIFSAGFVWKVVENKWPGFEEAFLGFDPAKLLKQPNRFWDALESDEKIIRNAQKISSVRKNAQFVVDIAREHGSFGKFLTDWPIQDQIGLLDFLSKHGSRLGGNTGQYFLRFIGRDSFILSSDVILCLRDIGLPLSSTGKSKKDLSAIQKQFNVWAEETGLSYTHLSRICAFSIGENYSVDPEEEM; this is encoded by the coding sequence ATGATCTCTTTTGACAAGATCCAAAAACGAGCAGCCAAAAGAAAAGGCGGGGAGAAGGTTCTACAATCCCTTCTTCCCAAAGTAAGTCCTAAAAGCAAACTCGCTCGTCTCTCCGATGATCGAGTGCTCAGCGAAATGTCAAAGCGGATCTTTTCGGCCGGCTTTGTTTGGAAGGTTGTGGAAAATAAATGGCCCGGATTCGAAGAGGCGTTCTTAGGATTCGACCCTGCAAAATTACTTAAACAGCCGAATCGGTTTTGGGACGCCTTAGAATCGGATGAGAAGATCATTCGCAACGCGCAAAAGATTTCATCAGTCAGAAAGAATGCACAGTTTGTCGTGGATATTGCCCGGGAACATGGTAGTTTCGGAAAATTTCTGACGGATTGGCCGATCCAAGATCAGATCGGGCTTTTGGATTTTCTTTCCAAACATGGATCCAGATTGGGTGGAAACACTGGTCAGTATTTCTTGCGTTTTATCGGAAGGGATTCCTTTATTTTATCTTCAGATGTTATATTATGTTTGCGTGATATAGGTCTTCCTTTGTCCTCCACGGGAAAATCCAAAAAAGATCTATCCGCAATTCAAAAACAATTCAATGTTTGGGCCGAGGAGACTGGCTTGTCGTATACTCACTTATCTCGCATTTGTGCGTTTTCGATCGGCGAAAACTATTCGGTTGATCCGGAAGAAGAGATGTGA
- a CDS encoding sensor histidine kinase, translating to MPKKKLSGFLFLLVLLSCNTSRSEHQTPSAINGTLDLRNWDFSSEKIPSLSGEWRFYWKEFLPKNSEEGSAPILVNAPSVWNSIQVEGQEIGSHGFATYRLQILLPESADPFYLRIPDQGTAYELHANGKLLTSAGKVGKTKSETIPNFKHHIAELPKSQAVDMILYISNFHNRWGGYWYPIQIGTFDTILSAKERASILTFILATAEGVMAIFNFVLFSFRKKDRSPLFLGIHSALIFIRTLTSDTRASYDLFPYLPWEFLYRLEYLSIYLTSPCLLAFMNETVRSVFWKKYGQYIMLPYYASSLLVIFSPNQIFTLTLVPLEIYNFLIPAPLWLFLLVKSVWSKTEDAALLLIGFAGVNITIINDILYQHYIVNTGYTIPYGELILLFTYSTVVAKKSSLSFVRSEGLSERLKILISSTQRIMLSTSVQSASQVALNDLSLFLGFLPDHASMYFPEKDSSSWKRFLFREEADQIEEGRSEGPLSPLSESVLSSVASPSFIEDRIILPIKRDERTFALLELPIRNSDYLSKEADLIEGISYALALSIQNLIRLDREKLAVIGELAAQIVHDIGHHTFLLQNLLNNIIQNAAQNPRAMLDQAKRETDALTNLSVDILEFAKNKILLELKEVNLEEFLSEIKKDLELFFQEKNIDLLIQSDPIEKIWIDPMRIRRMILNLAKNADEAMGGKGIFSIRVAKESGCIYMIFEDNGPGISEEAKLSLYEPLLKSKKPKGAGLGLSIVRKIVLAHGGEILVDSEPGKGSRFTVLLPE from the coding sequence ATGCCGAAGAAAAAACTTTCGGGGTTCCTATTTCTCTTGGTCTTACTGAGTTGTAATACATCTCGGAGCGAACACCAAACCCCATCCGCAATAAACGGGACCTTAGACCTCAGAAACTGGGACTTCTCCAGCGAAAAGATCCCTTCGCTCTCTGGCGAATGGCGTTTCTATTGGAAAGAATTTCTGCCCAAAAATTCAGAAGAAGGCTCCGCCCCTATCTTAGTAAATGCACCGAGCGTTTGGAACTCCATCCAAGTAGAAGGACAAGAAATCGGCTCCCATGGATTCGCCACATATCGACTGCAAATCCTATTACCCGAATCGGCGGATCCATTTTACCTTAGAATCCCCGACCAAGGAACCGCATACGAACTCCATGCGAATGGAAAACTACTTACGAGTGCGGGCAAGGTAGGAAAAACCAAATCGGAAACAATCCCGAACTTCAAACATCATATCGCAGAGCTACCCAAATCCCAGGCCGTGGATATGATCCTATATATATCAAATTTTCATAATAGATGGGGAGGCTATTGGTATCCGATCCAGATCGGGACATTCGATACGATACTCTCGGCAAAAGAACGCGCCTCTATACTGACCTTCATATTAGCCACTGCGGAAGGGGTCATGGCTATCTTTAATTTTGTCTTATTCTCATTCAGAAAAAAAGACAGAAGTCCCCTCTTTTTAGGAATACATAGTGCCTTGATCTTTATCCGAACCCTGACATCGGACACTCGAGCCAGTTATGATCTATTTCCTTATTTGCCTTGGGAATTCCTATATAGATTAGAATATCTGTCTATTTATCTTACGAGCCCTTGTTTACTAGCGTTCATGAATGAGACGGTTCGTTCCGTTTTTTGGAAGAAATACGGTCAGTACATAATGCTGCCATATTATGCCTCTTCTTTACTTGTGATCTTTTCTCCGAATCAAATATTTACCCTGACCTTAGTTCCATTAGAGATCTATAATTTTCTAATCCCGGCCCCATTGTGGCTATTTCTTTTGGTCAAATCGGTTTGGTCGAAGACGGAAGATGCCGCTCTACTCCTCATCGGATTCGCAGGCGTAAACATCACCATAATAAACGATATATTATACCAGCACTATATAGTGAACACGGGTTATACGATCCCATACGGAGAATTAATCCTACTATTTACTTACTCAACTGTGGTCGCTAAAAAATCTTCTCTCTCCTTTGTCCGATCCGAAGGCTTATCTGAGAGATTGAAAATCCTGATCTCCTCCACACAAAGGATCATGTTATCTACTTCAGTTCAGTCTGCTTCTCAAGTTGCTTTAAATGATCTAAGCCTTTTTCTAGGATTTCTTCCTGATCATGCTTCTATGTATTTTCCGGAGAAGGACTCGTCCTCTTGGAAACGTTTTTTATTCCGGGAAGAAGCTGACCAAATAGAAGAAGGAAGATCAGAAGGTCCATTAAGTCCTCTATCAGAATCGGTTTTATCTTCTGTAGCATCGCCCAGCTTTATAGAGGATCGGATCATTCTTCCCATCAAAAGGGACGAGAGGACCTTCGCTCTCTTAGAGCTACCGATCCGAAATTCGGATTACTTAAGCAAAGAAGCGGATCTGATCGAAGGGATCTCCTATGCTTTAGCCTTATCCATCCAGAATTTGATCCGCTTAGACAGAGAAAAGTTAGCCGTAATCGGAGAACTTGCCGCTCAGATCGTGCACGATATAGGTCACCACACATTCCTACTTCAAAATCTTCTTAACAATATCATCCAAAACGCAGCCCAAAATCCAAGAGCAATGCTCGATCAGGCCAAAAGAGAAACGGATGCTTTGACGAATCTCTCGGTGGATATCCTAGAATTCGCAAAGAACAAGATCCTATTAGAATTGAAAGAAGTGAATTTGGAAGAATTCCTTTCCGAGATCAAGAAGGATCTAGAGTTATTCTTTCAAGAGAAGAATATAGATCTACTGATTCAATCCGATCCTATCGAGAAGATCTGGATCGATCCGATGAGGATCCGAAGAATGATCTTGAACCTCGCAAAGAATGCCGACGAGGCTATGGGAGGAAAAGGGATCTTTTCGATCCGAGTCGCAAAAGAATCCGGTTGTATCTACATGATCTTCGAAGATAACGGTCCCGGGATCAGCGAAGAAGCAAAACTTTCTCTATATGAACCATTGCTGAAAAGTAAAAAGCCGAAGGGAGCTGGCTTAGGTCTTTCTATCGTTCGAAAGATCGTGCTCGCGCATGGAGGAGAGATCCTAGTGGATTCGGAACCTGGAAAAGGCAGTAGGTTCACGGTCCTTCTACCCGAATAG
- a CDS encoding transporter, with protein sequence MECRRFFLTFFLLLCMLQTPLFSQGGIFDSPSEPEKPKEEEKDHKSHKGSDKEAHKDDHLLESPAGLMGTHIHEPGKIMVEYRYMLMGMQGLYNGGQTISPMLPLNVPHTTGVNGGTGGISGSGTYMMVPQRMMMEMQMANVMASITENLSVMVMIPYVRNSMEMLNGGTYLKSYMSSKGIGDIQGQLTYRFVKMEHHNLLVNFGLSLPTGSVDQRDSMGLSMGMIQAKVPYNMQPGTRTYNPTPGLTYTGNSGGFFWGSQFSANLRYGKNDNGYRFGNRYETSIWVGFKILDWMSLLGRIQYQKWDNITGVDKSLDQTMDPQNDPNLQGGRRGLAFAGMNIKLPFSSGTETRINLEYGTPFYQHLNGPQLGTKSVFNVTAQLVF encoded by the coding sequence ATGGAATGTAGAAGATTCTTTCTAACATTCTTTCTTCTTCTCTGTATGCTCCAAACTCCACTCTTCTCTCAGGGAGGGATCTTCGATTCTCCTTCCGAGCCGGAAAAACCGAAAGAAGAAGAGAAGGATCACAAATCCCATAAGGGTTCTGACAAGGAAGCACATAAGGATGATCACTTACTGGAATCTCCCGCAGGTTTAATGGGAACCCATATTCACGAACCCGGGAAGATAATGGTAGAATATCGTTATATGCTAATGGGTATGCAGGGATTATACAACGGAGGCCAGACGATCAGTCCCATGCTTCCACTGAATGTCCCCCATACGACAGGAGTAAACGGCGGGACTGGAGGAATCTCCGGTTCCGGCACATACATGATGGTGCCTCAGAGAATGATGATGGAAATGCAAATGGCGAATGTAATGGCTTCTATCACCGAGAACCTTTCGGTGATGGTAATGATCCCTTATGTCCGCAATAGCATGGAAATGTTGAACGGAGGAACATACTTGAAGTCCTACATGAGTTCTAAAGGGATCGGAGATATACAAGGACAACTAACGTATAGATTCGTAAAAATGGAACATCATAATCTTTTGGTGAACTTCGGGCTTAGTCTTCCGACCGGTTCCGTTGACCAAAGGGATTCCATGGGATTGAGTATGGGAATGATCCAGGCCAAGGTTCCTTATAATATGCAGCCCGGAACTAGGACTTATAATCCGACTCCCGGACTCACTTATACCGGCAACTCGGGCGGATTCTTCTGGGGTTCGCAATTCTCGGCGAATCTTCGTTATGGAAAGAATGATAACGGATATAGATTCGGAAATCGATACGAGACATCTATCTGGGTTGGATTCAAGATCTTAGATTGGATGTCCCTTCTCGGAAGAATTCAATACCAGAAATGGGACAATATCACAGGCGTTGACAAGTCGTTGGATCAAACCATGGATCCTCAAAACGATCCGAACTTGCAAGGAGGAAGAAGAGGTCTCGCATTTGCGGGAATGAATATTAAACTTCCTTTTAGTTCAGGAACGGAAACTAGGATCAATTTGGAATACGGAACCCCGTTCTACCAACATCTGAACGGGCCTCAACTCGGAACAAAGTCCGTCTTTAATGTGACGGCCCAATTGGTCTTCTAA
- a CDS encoding cell surface protein — translation MLVKRTIVCITFLLFISNCTLSKDEGYNQGVMALNLFAATQTQAIAYVSNAGSSFGVNALSTTFAGAMNVYDPIQSLGIPTGILATDVSSGHILTSIPGSNRVQVLDVRKSNPILKTLNVGTNPGMLFVDPANTDHNWLMNDGDGTGADPILCPSQPTKGSFTVIHDSPDPVILASIHTSICIGLGPHSAASQTKAPFLAMITNQGDNTISVVDNDEDSPTFLSSSLLNTISLSSTPNGIVYSKYTNKFYTYLASGSGSIAVIDPTGNGNTGALGTSISNVGTKYSVLKIDSSGRYLLLSGTDTSTSPNKGLLLGIDLHTGTLGNPISVSNSGFSDIQETPDGKRLLVASASTDPSTTTDQLYVYSIQNLPDLNLVKSVSVGSTNQPYRTFSLNSSGTSLLGVFVPNYTDGTITVLSPGLDPIQTFTVGGNPTYTTVYSMGGGSSMGHMHMGGMNGM, via the coding sequence ATGTTAGTCAAACGGACGATTGTCTGTATTACATTTTTATTATTCATATCGAACTGCACCCTTTCCAAGGACGAAGGCTATAATCAAGGCGTAATGGCCTTGAATCTGTTTGCCGCGACACAAACCCAGGCAATCGCCTATGTCTCCAATGCGGGAAGCAGTTTCGGTGTAAATGCGTTAAGCACTACATTCGCAGGGGCGATGAATGTTTACGACCCTATCCAATCCTTAGGAATACCTACTGGTATACTCGCGACGGACGTGAGTTCGGGGCATATCCTTACTTCTATTCCCGGCAGCAATCGAGTGCAGGTCCTGGATGTTCGGAAATCGAACCCTATATTAAAAACCCTGAATGTAGGAACGAATCCTGGAATGCTTTTTGTAGATCCTGCGAATACCGACCACAACTGGTTGATGAACGACGGGGATGGGACGGGAGCAGATCCTATTCTCTGTCCAAGCCAGCCTACAAAAGGATCCTTTACCGTGATCCACGATAGTCCGGATCCTGTGATCCTAGCAAGCATCCATACTTCGATTTGCATCGGTTTGGGCCCCCACTCCGCGGCTTCTCAGACCAAGGCGCCATTTCTTGCAATGATCACGAACCAAGGTGATAACACGATCAGCGTTGTAGATAACGACGAAGATTCTCCTACATTCTTAAGTTCGAGCCTTCTGAATACGATCTCTCTCTCCAGCACCCCGAACGGTATCGTTTATTCCAAGTATACAAATAAGTTTTACACTTACTTAGCATCCGGTTCGGGTAGTATCGCAGTGATCGATCCGACAGGCAACGGGAATACCGGTGCATTGGGAACGAGCATAAGCAATGTAGGGACAAAGTATTCAGTACTTAAGATCGACTCTTCAGGACGTTATCTGCTCCTTTCCGGGACGGATACTTCCACATCTCCGAACAAGGGATTATTACTTGGGATCGATCTGCATACTGGGACTTTAGGGAATCCGATCTCGGTCTCGAACTCCGGGTTTTCAGATATCCAAGAGACTCCGGACGGCAAACGACTGTTAGTTGCTTCTGCTTCTACGGATCCAAGCACTACGACGGATCAACTTTATGTATATAGTATTCAGAACCTACCGGATCTAAATCTGGTCAAAAGCGTTTCGGTTGGGAGCACAAATCAGCCCTATCGTACCTTCTCTTTGAATTCTTCGGGAACTTCTCTATTAGGAGTCTTTGTCCCGAATTATACGGATGGTACGATTACTGTTCTAAGCCCAGGTTTGGATCCGATCCAAACCTTTACTGTGGGAGGAAATCCTACCTATACAACCGTATATTCGATGGGCGGTGGCTCTTCCATGGGCCACATGCATATGGGGGGAATGAATGGAATGTAG
- a CDS encoding LIC11213 family lipoprotein → MKKKDFVRYAMIVLLLFQSFLSTNCENSGADQKRDPHLFSLLASSSVTYVCADPQPTFASLNQQGAIVSSCGSCHSGGTINGGVDITSYSSVRSQTVSGNASMSVLYRVLLPGNIMSAYTTSALNQAVYCWIQGGSNP, encoded by the coding sequence ATGAAGAAGAAAGATTTCGTTCGATATGCAATGATCGTATTGCTTCTATTTCAATCCTTCCTTTCCACGAACTGCGAGAACTCCGGTGCGGATCAAAAAAGGGATCCGCACCTTTTTAGCCTACTTGCCTCTTCTTCAGTGACGTACGTTTGTGCAGATCCTCAGCCAACGTTTGCCAGCCTAAACCAACAAGGGGCAATCGTCTCTAGTTGCGGAAGTTGTCATTCAGGCGGCACGATTAACGGTGGAGTGGATATCACTAGTTACTCCTCTGTCCGATCCCAGACTGTCTCCGGAAACGCAAGCATGAGCGTTCTTTATAGGGTATTACTTCCCGGCAATATAATGTCTGCTTATACTACCTCAGCTTTGAATCAAGCCGTGTATTGCTGGATCCAAGGAGGAAGCAATCCATGA
- a CDS encoding YceI family protein has translation MNKSFYLFPIGSRSVLLCSVILLFSGPILAAPLEFPGTKQRIIQGKTIFRSVAPQEEIYGRGDNVSGEVDPVSKSVHVRIDLGDLSTGNRLRDSHMHDNYLETTLFPFASFTGKIDSYDPASGKTKLSGSLVLHGQTKENFIIEGTLSSEGNSLRFVSSFAIFLKDFHIEIPSLLILKLNEKIEIKTDFLLETIK, from the coding sequence GTGAATAAAAGTTTTTATCTCTTTCCGATCGGGAGTCGAAGTGTTCTGCTTTGCTCGGTCATTCTACTCTTCTCCGGGCCGATACTTGCCGCTCCCTTGGAATTTCCTGGAACCAAACAAAGGATCATTCAAGGAAAGACGATTTTCAGAAGCGTTGCTCCTCAAGAAGAGATCTATGGAAGAGGAGATAACGTATCAGGAGAAGTAGACCCGGTCTCTAAATCTGTTCATGTTAGGATCGATCTAGGAGATCTTTCCACTGGGAACCGGCTCCGGGATTCCCATATGCATGATAATTATCTAGAGACAACTCTCTTCCCTTTTGCGTCCTTTACGGGAAAGATAGATTCTTATGATCCTGCTTCCGGTAAGACGAAACTTTCAGGGAGTCTCGTGTTACACGGACAAACTAAGGAAAATTTTATAATCGAAGGAACTCTTTCCTCCGAAGGGAATTCTCTTCGATTCGTATCCTCATTTGCGATTTTCTTAAAGGACTTTCACATCGAGATTCCAAGTCTTCTTATATTGAAACTAAACGAAAAAATTGAGATTAAAACGGACTTTCTCCTAGAAACCATTAAATGA
- a CDS encoding LIC_11090 family protein has product MALSILNRVFILVLTLLFGAQSVHSAFLAVDLENMICTCNHGSTQENHSASPEDAFFKKEGDSKLSHSSSIHKASKLPSCHSSTDKTDVHTCPCKKHDKSSRARISSSTYIKEIVYLRLNPDYSESDPFIDANSSLAKGYLPKFLKPPKTN; this is encoded by the coding sequence ATGGCACTCTCGATCCTGAATCGGGTCTTTATTCTGGTCCTTACCCTTCTATTCGGTGCCCAATCTGTTCATTCTGCCTTCTTAGCTGTGGATCTGGAAAATATGATCTGCACTTGCAATCATGGTTCTACTCAGGAAAATCATTCAGCAAGTCCTGAAGATGCTTTTTTCAAGAAGGAGGGAGATTCTAAGTTAAGTCATTCTTCTTCTATTCATAAAGCTTCTAAACTGCCGAGTTGTCATTCTTCTACGGATAAAACGGATGTTCATACCTGCCCTTGCAAAAAACACGATAAATCCTCTCGCGCAAGGATCTCCAGCTCCACGTATATTAAAGAAATTGTATATTTGAGATTAAACCCGGATTATTCCGAGTCGGACCCATTTATAGATGCAAATTCCTCTTTAGCAAAAGGCTATCTTCCGAAATTCCTCAAACCACCCAAGACAAACTAA
- a CDS encoding helix-turn-helix domain-containing protein translates to MEKNFDKRLSIEDYSILTGRSISSFQRDFKKIYGLSPKKWLTIQRMKKAKELLENGGASVTDVALSIGYENISHFIRAFQEQYEVTPGEFLKKEIRVR, encoded by the coding sequence ATGGAAAAAAATTTCGATAAACGTCTCTCTATCGAAGATTATTCCATACTTACTGGCAGAAGCATTTCGTCGTTTCAGAGAGACTTTAAAAAAATCTATGGACTTAGTCCTAAAAAATGGCTGACCATTCAGCGGATGAAGAAAGCAAAAGAACTGTTGGAGAACGGAGGAGCGAGTGTTACGGATGTTGCTCTCTCTATCGGTTATGAAAATATTTCGCATTTTATACGAGCTTTTCAGGAGCAATACGAAGTAACGCCTGGGGAATTTTTGAAAAAAGAAATTCGAGTCAGATGA
- a CDS encoding LIC11213 family lipoprotein, whose product MNRKYFGTQSLPKQARYGIFALLLAFSSASSFFCENSSKKPDPAFNLVTANMTLPTYTCTSVPSFADLTSTPGFSSCQGCHGASAHGGVNLTDYNSTKADTVPGQPHQSRLFQTLFGIMAGYTNNSVKQAVYCWIQGGSSP is encoded by the coding sequence ATGAACAGAAAATACTTTGGAACTCAATCCCTTCCCAAACAAGCAAGATACGGCATCTTCGCCTTACTATTGGCTTTTAGCTCTGCGTCATCTTTCTTCTGTGAGAATTCTAGTAAGAAACCGGACCCCGCTTTCAATTTGGTTACGGCAAATATGACGCTTCCGACTTACACTTGTACTTCAGTACCTTCGTTTGCGGATCTGACTTCCACTCCCGGCTTTAGCAGTTGCCAAGGTTGTCACGGCGCTTCAGCTCATGGAGGAGTGAATTTAACCGATTATAATTCCACCAAGGCAGATACGGTTCCCGGCCAACCTCATCAAAGTCGTCTCTTTCAAACTCTCTTCGGCATCATGGCAGGATACACAAATAACTCGGTGAAGCAAGCAGTGTATTGTTGGATACAAGGAGGTTCTTCTCCGTGA
- a CDS encoding SDR family oxidoreductase → MKINQSVALVTGSNRGIGKAIVESLVANGAKKVYAAARTWDGKKPMNDRVIHVELDVTDQKQIDALVGKAGDVNLLVNNAGVVDFVDIINASEEQFQRNFSVNLFGMWKMAKAFAPIIEKNTGGAMVNILSILSFASMPVFSVYNASKAAAWSMCLSLRATLKDKGIRVLNVFPGPVDTDMISAVDIAKTSPKDVANSILAGLESEKEDVFPDPMSESVYDAWKKDHKQIEKQFASM, encoded by the coding sequence ATGAAAATAAATCAATCAGTTGCGCTAGTCACTGGATCCAATCGAGGAATAGGAAAAGCGATCGTAGAGAGTCTAGTGGCAAACGGTGCAAAAAAAGTTTACGCTGCTGCTCGGACTTGGGACGGGAAAAAACCGATGAACGATAGGGTTATTCATGTCGAATTGGATGTAACCGATCAAAAACAAATCGATGCATTGGTTGGAAAAGCAGGGGATGTGAATTTACTCGTGAATAATGCAGGAGTCGTTGACTTTGTAGACATTATTAACGCGTCCGAAGAACAGTTCCAGCGAAACTTTTCGGTGAATCTATTTGGAATGTGGAAAATGGCCAAAGCCTTCGCACCAATTATCGAAAAGAATACGGGTGGTGCAATGGTGAATATTCTAAGCATTCTTTCCTTTGCAAGTATGCCCGTATTTTCAGTGTATAACGCATCTAAGGCCGCGGCTTGGTCCATGTGCCTTTCTCTGCGGGCTACCTTAAAGGATAAAGGCATACGAGTGTTGAACGTTTTTCCGGGGCCTGTAGATACGGATATGATATCAGCTGTTGATATAGCAAAAACGAGTCCGAAAGACGTAGCAAATTCTATACTCGCCGGATTGGAATCCGAAAAGGAAGACGTTTTTCCTGATCCTATGTCTGAATCTGTTTATGATGCTTGGAAGAAGGATCATAAACAGATTGAAAAACAATTCGCTTCGATGTAA